The following are encoded together in the Dyella terrae genome:
- a CDS encoding alpha/beta hydrolase family protein — protein MSASFSVPSALPSCDVLPTVAIDGARADVLLQRPAAEPVRLLYWLPALGVAAKHYQPLAQALAEHGIAVAIHEWRGIGSSDKRAGRHENWGYRELLEDDVPAGIAAARARLPQARLYLGGHSLGAQIAALYASLHPQDVVGLLAVASGAPYWRQFPQGRLLWSAYALAPWLARVVGYLPGRRLGFGGNEARQLIDDWARTGRTGRYAAVGMDADFEALLGKLRLPTFGLRMQDDWLAPQTSLSWLLGKMAGSPSMQVVTAADLGNDKADHFGWMKTPWPVAMRIAEWLGAQPT, from the coding sequence ATGTCTGCATCTTTCTCCGTGCCCTCCGCGCTTCCGTCGTGCGATGTCCTGCCCACCGTGGCCATCGACGGCGCGCGTGCGGATGTGCTGCTACAACGCCCGGCGGCGGAGCCGGTTCGATTGCTGTATTGGCTGCCTGCCTTGGGTGTAGCGGCCAAGCACTATCAGCCGCTCGCGCAAGCACTGGCAGAGCACGGGATCGCCGTAGCCATCCATGAGTGGCGTGGCATTGGGTCCAGCGACAAGCGCGCAGGGCGGCACGAGAACTGGGGCTATCGGGAATTACTGGAGGACGACGTGCCGGCCGGTATCGCCGCAGCTCGTGCCCGCTTGCCCCAGGCTCGCCTCTATCTGGGCGGTCATAGTTTGGGCGCGCAGATCGCCGCGCTTTACGCCAGCCTGCACCCGCAGGATGTGGTCGGCTTGCTGGCGGTGGCGAGTGGTGCGCCGTATTGGCGACAGTTTCCACAGGGACGTCTGTTGTGGTCCGCGTATGCGTTGGCGCCATGGTTGGCACGCGTGGTGGGCTATCTACCCGGGCGCCGGCTGGGTTTCGGCGGCAACGAGGCCCGGCAACTGATTGACGACTGGGCACGCACGGGCCGCACAGGCCGATATGCTGCCGTTGGCATGGACGCCGATTTCGAGGCGCTGCTCGGCAAACTTCGCTTGCCCACGTTTGGCCTGCGTATGCAGGACGACTGGCTCGCTCCGCAGACATCGTTGTCATGGTTGTTGGGGAAAATGGCTGGCAGTCCGTCGATGCAGGTCGTCACCGCCGCCGATCTCGGCAACGACAAGGCAGACCATTTCGGTTGGATGAAGACGCCTTGGCCGGTGGCCATGCGTATCGCGGAGTGGTTGGGCGCGCAGCCTACCTGA
- a CDS encoding pirin family protein — protein sequence MEQQPILIDGRVHDLGDGFNVRRLLPVLQARHVGPFVFFDYMGPVTFLDDKGMDVRPHPHIGLATVTWLFEGVIRHRDSIGSIADIRPGEVNWMTAGRGIVHSERTPPEARGGGQRAHGIQVWVALPQKDAEVEPEFHHHGADELPKINLPGAELVLIAGTGYGKESPVKVFAPMFFVDATLEAGAELPWPDQHVERGVCVVEGEVEWDGVTVSPMHAAVQTGPNSPALRARTKSRVMLFGGAPLDGERHLWWNFVASTRERIEQAKADWIAQRMGKVVGDEAEFIPLPV from the coding sequence ATGGAACAGCAACCGATATTGATCGATGGCCGCGTGCACGACCTGGGCGACGGTTTCAACGTGCGCCGCTTGCTGCCGGTGCTGCAGGCCCGGCACGTGGGGCCGTTCGTGTTCTTCGACTACATGGGGCCAGTGACCTTTCTCGATGACAAGGGGATGGACGTGCGTCCGCATCCGCACATCGGCCTTGCCACGGTGACTTGGTTGTTCGAAGGCGTGATCCGCCATCGCGACAGCATCGGCAGCATTGCGGACATCCGTCCGGGCGAAGTGAACTGGATGACGGCAGGGCGCGGCATCGTGCACTCCGAGCGCACGCCGCCGGAAGCACGCGGTGGCGGCCAGCGCGCGCACGGCATCCAGGTATGGGTGGCGTTGCCACAGAAGGATGCGGAGGTAGAGCCGGAATTCCATCACCACGGTGCCGATGAATTGCCCAAGATCAACTTGCCGGGCGCGGAGCTGGTGCTGATTGCTGGCACCGGCTACGGCAAAGAATCGCCAGTGAAAGTGTTCGCGCCGATGTTCTTCGTCGACGCGACGTTGGAAGCAGGTGCGGAGTTGCCATGGCCTGATCAGCACGTCGAACGTGGCGTTTGCGTGGTCGAGGGCGAGGTGGAGTGGGATGGTGTGACCGTGTCGCCCATGCATGCCGCTGTGCAGACGGGGCCGAATTCACCCGCGCTGCGTGCCCGCACGAAAAGCCGCGTGATGTTGTTCGGCGGCGCACCGTTGGATGGCGAGCGTCACCTGTGGTGGAACTTCGTTGCCAGCACGCGTGAGCGCATCGAGCAGGCCAAGGCGGACTGGATAGCGCAGCGCATGGGCAAAGTGGTCGGTGACGAGGCCGAGTTCATCCCGCTGCCTGTTTGA
- a CDS encoding DUF962 domain-containing protein, translated as MSQFASFRDFYPFYLNEHSNRQCRRMHFAGSTLVLAVILLAIFTGNARWLLLAPVAGYGFAWIGHFVFEKNRPATFTHPLYSLVGDWVMYWQILRGKVKI; from the coding sequence ATGTCCCAGTTCGCCAGCTTCCGCGACTTCTACCCGTTCTATCTGAACGAGCACAGCAATCGTCAGTGCCGCCGCATGCACTTCGCTGGCAGCACGTTGGTATTGGCCGTGATCCTGCTGGCGATTTTCACCGGTAACGCCCGGTGGCTGCTGCTGGCCCCGGTGGCGGGTTACGGCTTCGCCTGGATCGGGCACTTCGTCTTCGAAAAGAACCGGCCCGCCACGTTCACCCATCCGCTGTACAGCCTGGTTGGCGATTGGGTGATGTACTGGCAGATCCTGCGGGGCAAGGTAAAGATCTGA
- a CDS encoding cytochrome c — translation MRSSLLIVLGLLIGIVGTVFAMNALHDREPYSHTLMTTMAHHAGALSAAVKAQRCDAAQVQHHLSRLLETQADINEAFPGVDQPFKDEATKLHERTQAALQAAPADCAALAIAMKPIGETCQSCHQQYR, via the coding sequence ATGCGCTCCAGCCTTTTGATCGTGCTCGGCCTGCTCATCGGCATCGTCGGCACCGTATTCGCCATGAACGCGCTGCACGACCGCGAACCGTATTCGCACACCCTGATGACCACCATGGCCCACCATGCCGGTGCACTCAGCGCGGCCGTGAAGGCGCAGAGATGCGATGCCGCCCAGGTGCAGCACCACTTGTCCCGTCTGCTGGAAACCCAGGCGGACATCAACGAGGCCTTCCCGGGCGTGGATCAACCGTTCAAGGACGAGGCGACCAAGCTGCACGAAAGGACCCAGGCAGCCCTGCAGGCGGCGCCCGCCGACTGCGCAGCGCTGGCGATAGCCATGAAGCCCATCGGGGAAACCTGCCAGTCCTGCCACCAACAGTACCGCTGA
- a CDS encoding tRNA threonylcarbamoyladenosine dehydratase, with product MQNENIATVEEQRAPVADDAGVPFPRERFAGVERLYGVGSLDRLMQAHVCVIGIGGVGSWAAEALARSGVGHLTLIDADDICVSNTNRQLHALDGEFGKSKVKVIEARLRAINPAIKVDAIERFLTTSTLDELLDRGYDVVLDACDAFRVKLEAIAWCRRRKLPMVTVGSAGGRTDPTQIRIRDLSRTEHDAMFSLIRKKLRQDFNFPRNPDRYFGVSAVYSLQNVQYPQPDGSVCGTRPPVANGAEALNLACGGGLGAATHVTGAFAFAAVGRVMEKLLDWR from the coding sequence ATGCAGAACGAAAACATTGCCACGGTGGAAGAACAACGCGCGCCGGTCGCGGACGATGCTGGCGTGCCGTTTCCACGTGAGCGCTTCGCCGGCGTGGAGCGTCTCTATGGCGTGGGCAGTCTGGATCGGCTGATGCAGGCGCACGTCTGTGTCATCGGTATCGGCGGTGTCGGCTCGTGGGCCGCCGAGGCGCTGGCGCGCAGCGGCGTGGGGCATCTCACGCTGATCGATGCCGACGACATCTGCGTCTCCAACACCAATCGCCAGCTGCATGCGCTGGATGGCGAGTTCGGCAAGTCCAAGGTCAAGGTGATCGAGGCGCGCCTGCGTGCGATCAACCCGGCCATCAAGGTGGATGCTATCGAGCGCTTCCTCACGACCTCCACGCTCGACGAACTGCTCGATCGCGGCTATGACGTGGTGCTGGATGCCTGCGATGCCTTCCGCGTCAAGCTGGAGGCCATCGCGTGGTGTCGTCGCCGCAAGCTGCCGATGGTGACGGTAGGTTCCGCTGGTGGCCGCACCGATCCGACGCAGATCCGCATACGCGACCTGTCGCGCACTGAGCACGACGCCATGTTCAGCCTGATCCGCAAAAAGCTCCGGCAGGACTTCAACTTCCCGCGCAACCCCGATCGCTACTTCGGCGTGTCGGCGGTGTATTCGCTGCAGAACGTGCAGTACCCCCAGCCGGACGGCAGCGTGTGCGGTACGCGTCCGCCGGTGGCGAATGGAGCAGAAGCACTGAACCTTGCCTGCGGTGGTGGGCTGGGTGCGGCCACGCATGTCACCGGCGCTTTCGCCTTTGCGGCGGTGGGCAGGGTGATGGAGAAGTTGTTGGACTGGAGATAG
- the gluQRS gene encoding tRNA glutamyl-Q(34) synthetase GluQRS gives MNYRGRFAPSPTGHLHFGSLVAAVGSWLCARHAGGKWLLRVEDIDPPREMPGSAESILAALPAFGLVADALPLLQSRRMHAYDAAFEQLKAANRVFPCWCSRNDLAGGQHLDGQCLAAPVEGRVPAWRLRVPDLDISFVDGLQGPQTQNLRLVAGDFVIRRVEGYYAYQLACVVDDAFQGITEVVRGNDLLDSTARQIFLQRCLDLPTPNYLHLPLALDSDGRKLSKSERAHPVDPTHPMPALRRALDFLDLPVLQGARDPAALLEHALAHFSPERLPHCSERAAA, from the coding sequence ATGAACTACCGCGGACGATTCGCCCCTTCTCCGACCGGCCATCTGCATTTCGGTTCCCTCGTGGCCGCCGTGGGAAGCTGGTTGTGCGCGCGCCACGCGGGTGGCAAATGGCTGTTGCGCGTGGAGGATATCGACCCGCCCCGCGAAATGCCCGGCTCAGCCGAAAGCATCCTGGCTGCCCTGCCCGCCTTCGGCCTGGTAGCCGATGCGTTGCCCCTGCTCCAGTCCCGGCGCATGCACGCCTACGACGCCGCCTTCGAACAACTCAAGGCGGCGAATCGGGTGTTCCCCTGCTGGTGCAGCCGCAATGATCTCGCTGGCGGGCAGCACCTGGACGGCCAGTGTCTGGCCGCACCGGTCGAGGGGCGCGTCCCGGCGTGGCGCCTGCGTGTGCCTGACCTCGACATAAGCTTCGTGGACGGCCTGCAAGGCCCGCAGACGCAGAACCTCCGGCTGGTCGCCGGAGATTTCGTCATACGCCGTGTAGAGGGCTATTACGCCTACCAGTTGGCCTGCGTGGTGGACGACGCCTTCCAGGGCATCACCGAAGTCGTGCGAGGCAACGACCTGCTCGACTCCACGGCGCGCCAGATCTTCCTGCAGCGCTGCCTGGACCTGCCAACGCCAAACTACCTGCACCTGCCGCTTGCTTTGGATAGCGATGGCCGCAAGCTATCCAAGTCCGAGCGGGCCCATCCGGTGGACCCCACCCACCCGATGCCAGCCTTGCGCCGTGCGCTGGATTTCCTCGACCTGCCGGTGTTGCAGGGTGCGCGCGATCCGGCGGCCTTGCTCGAGCACGCCCTCGCCCATTTCTCGCCCGAACGTCTGCCGCACTGCAGCGAACGGGCGGCAGCCTAA
- the htpX gene encoding protease HtpX produces the protein MRRIALFLLTNIAVLFLLSIVCHLLGIDQWTAARGYGGMGNLLAYAAVIGMGGAFISLAMSKWTAKMSTGARVIEQPQNEAERWLVDTVRRHAQNAGIGMPEVAIYDAPEMNAFATGMTKNSSLVAVSTGLLQQMDREQVSAVLGHEIGHVANGDMVTLTLVQGVLNTLVIVAARVVGRLVDSWLSGGRDREGGGGIGYFVSVMVLQLVFGLFASVIVMAFSRWREFRADAAGAKLAGRGAMISALQRLQVQHGESTLPQTIAAFGISGHLATGFKRLFMSHPPLEERIAALQNASTNG, from the coding sequence ATGCGTCGCATCGCATTGTTCCTGCTTACCAATATCGCCGTCCTGTTCCTGCTCAGCATCGTGTGCCACCTGCTGGGCATCGATCAGTGGACCGCCGCCCGTGGTTACGGCGGCATGGGCAACCTGCTGGCCTACGCTGCCGTCATCGGCATGGGCGGCGCGTTTATTTCGCTGGCCATGTCCAAGTGGACGGCAAAGATGTCCACCGGCGCCCGCGTCATCGAACAGCCGCAGAACGAGGCTGAGCGCTGGCTGGTGGACACCGTGCGCCGCCACGCGCAGAACGCTGGCATAGGCATGCCCGAGGTCGCCATCTACGACGCGCCGGAAATGAACGCGTTCGCCACCGGCATGACCAAGAACAGTTCGCTGGTCGCCGTAAGCACCGGCCTGTTGCAGCAGATGGATCGCGAACAGGTGTCGGCCGTGCTTGGCCACGAAATCGGCCACGTTGCCAACGGCGACATGGTGACCCTGACCCTGGTCCAGGGTGTGTTGAACACACTGGTGATCGTGGCGGCCCGCGTGGTCGGTCGACTGGTCGACAGCTGGTTGTCCGGCGGCCGCGACCGCGAGGGTGGTGGCGGCATCGGCTATTTCGTGTCGGTGATGGTGCTCCAGTTGGTGTTCGGCCTGTTTGCCTCGGTGATCGTGATGGCCTTCTCGCGTTGGCGCGAATTCCGCGCCGACGCTGCCGGCGCGAAGCTGGCGGGCCGTGGCGCCATGATCTCCGCCCTGCAGCGCCTGCAGGTGCAGCATGGTGAAAGCACGCTGCCGCAGACCATTGCCGCTTTTGGCATCTCCGGCCACTTGGCCACGGGCTTCAAGCGCCTGTTCATGAGTCACCCGCCGCTGGAAGAGCGCATCGCTGCGCTGCAGAACGCCTCGACCAACGGCTGA
- the htpG gene encoding molecular chaperone HtpG gives MTNAAPETRKFEAEVAQVLHLVTHSLYSHKEIFLRELISNASDACDKLRFESIAQPDLLAGDGELHIDVSWDPQARTVTVRDNGVGMSRDEVVANIGTIASSGTRRFLEAMSSEQKTDARLIGQFGVGFYSAFVVADRVTVLSRRADLPAGEGVKWESDGKGEYSLSAADLPERGTAVILHLKADEDEFLKGWELRSLIRKYSDHVAFPIRMPKDVDGKPGDEWETVNDASALWAKPRNEISDEDYQSFYKSLGHDFNDALAWTHNRVEGSQSFTTLLYIPEQPPFDLMMGGRDERKGLKLYIKRVFIMDAAEELLPNYLRFVRGVVDADDLPLNVSREILQHNRQLERIRAACVKRVLDLLEKLSRDEPEKYATFYKAFGNTLKEGIAEDSANRERIAKLLRFASTKGEGVAQTVSLYDYITRMPIGQDAIWYITADSYAAAAGSPQLEAFRAKDIEVLLMFDRIDEWMLNSLHEYGGKKLRNVAKGELPLDDAGKKHQEEVSKAAEPLVHKLKELLGERVGDVRVSARLTDSPSCLALSDHEMAPHLARLLREAGHEVPDAKPTLEVNPQHPLLKRVESEADTTKATDLANLLLDQAEIAAGAQLPDPAAFVQRLNRLIVG, from the coding sequence ATGACGAACGCCGCGCCCGAAACCCGCAAATTCGAAGCTGAAGTCGCCCAGGTGCTCCACCTGGTCACGCATTCGCTCTACTCGCACAAGGAAATCTTCCTGCGCGAGCTGATTTCCAATGCATCCGATGCTTGCGACAAGCTTCGTTTCGAATCCATCGCCCAGCCCGACCTGCTCGCCGGAGACGGCGAACTGCATATCGACGTGAGCTGGGACCCCCAGGCGCGCACCGTCACCGTGCGCGACAACGGCGTTGGCATGAGCCGCGACGAAGTCGTAGCCAACATCGGCACCATCGCCAGCTCCGGCACGCGGCGTTTCCTGGAGGCGATGAGCAGCGAGCAGAAAACCGACGCACGCCTGATCGGCCAGTTCGGCGTGGGCTTCTATTCGGCCTTCGTGGTGGCCGACCGTGTCACCGTGCTCAGCCGCCGCGCCGATCTGCCGGCTGGCGAAGGCGTGAAGTGGGAGAGCGACGGCAAGGGCGAATACAGCCTCTCGGCCGCAGACCTGCCCGAACGCGGTACGGCGGTGATCCTCCACCTGAAGGCCGACGAAGATGAATTCCTCAAGGGTTGGGAGTTGCGTTCGCTGATCCGCAAGTACTCCGACCACGTGGCCTTCCCGATCCGTATGCCCAAGGATGTGGACGGCAAGCCCGGCGACGAATGGGAAACCGTCAACGACGCCTCGGCTCTGTGGGCCAAGCCGCGCAACGAGATTTCCGACGAGGACTACCAGAGCTTCTACAAGTCGCTCGGCCACGACTTCAACGATGCCCTGGCGTGGACGCACAACCGCGTTGAGGGCAGTCAGAGTTTCACCACGCTGTTGTACATCCCCGAACAGCCGCCGTTCGACCTGATGATGGGCGGGCGCGACGAGCGCAAGGGCTTGAAGCTTTACATCAAGCGCGTCTTCATCATGGACGCGGCGGAGGAACTGCTGCCCAACTACCTGCGCTTCGTGCGTGGCGTGGTGGATGCGGATGACCTGCCGCTCAACGTGAGTCGCGAGATCCTCCAGCACAACCGACAGTTGGAGCGTATTCGTGCGGCCTGCGTGAAGCGCGTGCTCGATCTGTTGGAAAAGCTTTCGCGCGACGAGCCTGAGAAATACGCCACCTTCTACAAGGCCTTTGGCAACACGTTGAAGGAAGGCATCGCCGAAGACTCTGCCAACCGCGAGCGCATCGCCAAGCTGCTGCGCTTTGCATCGACGAAAGGCGAGGGCGTCGCGCAAACGGTATCGCTGTACGACTACATCACCCGCATGCCCATCGGCCAGGATGCCATCTGGTACATCACCGCCGACAGCTATGCAGCCGCAGCAGGCAGCCCGCAATTGGAAGCATTCAGGGCCAAGGACATCGAAGTACTGCTGATGTTCGACCGCATCGATGAGTGGATGCTCAATAGCCTTCACGAGTACGGTGGGAAGAAGCTGCGCAACGTCGCCAAGGGCGAACTGCCACTGGACGACGCCGGCAAGAAGCATCAGGAAGAAGTCAGTAAGGCGGCTGAGCCGCTCGTCCACAAGCTCAAGGAACTGCTGGGCGAACGCGTGGGCGACGTGCGCGTATCGGCGCGACTCACCGACTCCCCGTCGTGTCTGGCCCTGTCGGATCACGAGATGGCACCGCACCTTGCACGTCTGCTGCGCGAGGCCGGCCATGAGGTTCCCGACGCCAAGCCGACGCTGGAAGTGAACCCGCAGCATCCGCTGTTGAAGCGCGTGGAGAGCGAGGCCGATACCACCAAGGCCACCGATCTCGCCAATTTGCTGTTGGATCAAGCAGAGATCGCTGCGGGGGCGCAGTTGCCGGATCCGGCGGCGTTCGTCCAGCGCTTGAACCGTTTGATTGTGGGGTAA
- a CDS encoding AEC family transporter, which translates to MSALLLLFTCLVLGALVARFAKPPAGIVHGINWWVINVALPALVLALVPKVKVDSQLWFPVAAMWVVFFGAWLLFATLGKVLGWSRERIGALTLVCGLGNTSFMGYPMMQALHGKEGLALAVVADQLGCFPLLASAGVVVASLYAGRTPQPAVIVRRVLTFPAFLSLVVGMVVGALGGWPAALDDVFTPIGATLTPLALFSVGLQFKFHLGERQLPALMFGLGWKLALAPLAVWLLGIAAGVGGLTLTVGVLQAAMAPMISAAILADEYKLEPALANTVLGAGIVLSLITIPLGNLLLGA; encoded by the coding sequence ATGAGCGCGCTGTTGCTGCTATTCACCTGTCTGGTACTTGGTGCGCTCGTGGCACGCTTTGCGAAGCCGCCGGCCGGCATCGTCCACGGCATCAACTGGTGGGTGATCAATGTCGCGCTGCCTGCGTTGGTGCTCGCGCTCGTGCCCAAGGTGAAGGTGGATTCGCAGCTGTGGTTTCCCGTGGCGGCGATGTGGGTGGTGTTCTTCGGTGCGTGGCTGTTGTTCGCGACCCTGGGCAAAGTGTTGGGTTGGTCGCGCGAACGTATCGGTGCGCTGACGCTGGTGTGTGGGTTGGGCAATACATCGTTCATGGGGTATCCCATGATGCAGGCGCTGCACGGCAAGGAAGGGCTGGCACTGGCTGTGGTGGCCGACCAGTTGGGCTGCTTTCCTTTGTTGGCCTCCGCCGGCGTGGTTGTGGCGTCGTTGTATGCCGGACGCACGCCGCAACCGGCCGTGATCGTACGCCGCGTGCTTACTTTTCCCGCTTTTCTCTCGCTTGTGGTGGGCATGGTCGTGGGAGCGCTGGGTGGTTGGCCGGCGGCCTTGGATGACGTGTTCACACCCATCGGTGCCACGCTTACGCCGTTGGCGCTGTTTTCGGTGGGTCTGCAGTTCAAGTTCCACCTGGGTGAGCGGCAACTGCCTGCGTTGATGTTCGGGTTGGGTTGGAAGCTTGCGCTTGCGCCGCTTGCCGTGTGGCTGCTGGGCATCGCCGCTGGTGTGGGTGGCCTTACGCTTACGGTTGGGGTGTTGCAGGCGGCGATGGCGCCGATGATTTCCGCGGCGATCCTGGCCGATGAGTACAAGCTCGAGCCAGCCTTGGCGAATACGGTGTTGGGCGCCGGTATTGTGCTGTCGCTGATCACGATTCCACTAGGCAATCTGCTGCTAGGCGCTTGA
- a CDS encoding DUF4440 domain-containing protein, translated as MDLAAHLFDLETRLHRQDVRADEAALRELIAEDFFEFGVSGAVWTREAVIEALRDESFSLREVTDFRLTLLADDVALVTYRGHRFATSQRPASDSLRSSIWRQRDGHWQMKFHQGTLLS; from the coding sequence ATGGATCTCGCCGCACATCTGTTTGATCTGGAAACCCGCCTGCACCGGCAGGATGTGCGCGCCGACGAGGCCGCACTGCGGGAGCTGATTGCCGAGGACTTTTTCGAGTTCGGCGTGTCGGGCGCGGTATGGACGCGCGAGGCCGTGATCGAGGCCCTGCGCGATGAATCGTTCTCGCTGCGCGAAGTCACCGACTTTCGCCTGACCTTGCTGGCCGATGACGTGGCGCTGGTGACGTACCGTGGCCATCGTTTCGCGACGTCGCAGCGTCCTGCTTCGGATTCGCTGCGTAGTTCCATCTGGCGGCAGCGGGACGGTCATTGGCAGATGAAGTTCCACCAAGGCACGCTGCTGTCGTAG
- a CDS encoding RNA-binding S4 domain-containing protein — MASPETASSTPVRADVWLWAARFFKTRGLAKQAIDGGKIDLNDGSCKPAKAVHVGDVFRIGRGAERLEVEVLAVSDKRGPASVAQALYRESEASIAARDAAKAQRKLVGAMAPPKRPDKQARRELRRLKDSM; from the coding sequence ATGGCCTCTCCCGAAACCGCTTCATCGACACCCGTGCGGGCCGACGTTTGGCTCTGGGCCGCGCGCTTCTTCAAAACCCGTGGCCTGGCCAAGCAGGCTATCGACGGCGGCAAGATCGACCTCAACGACGGCTCCTGCAAGCCCGCCAAGGCGGTGCATGTCGGTGACGTGTTCCGTATTGGTCGGGGCGCGGAACGCCTCGAAGTCGAGGTGCTGGCGGTGTCCGACAAACGTGGCCCGGCCAGCGTTGCGCAGGCGCTTTACCGCGAAAGCGAGGCCAGCATCGCGGCGCGTGATGCTGCGAAAGCCCAGCGCAAGCTTGTGGGCGCGATGGCGCCGCCGAAGCGTCCGGACAAGCAGGCACGTCGAGAATTGCGACGGCTTAAGGATTCCATGTGA
- a CDS encoding response regulator yields MASMGFLKRLLGGTTPARADQTWRKTTQGARILVVDDSATIRAVLGRMLEVDGYEVVRAVDGESALEMARAEPPAMIFLDIVLPGMNGFAVLRALRHDSATQHVPIVMISGNQQATEQFYVQRFGADDFISKPFGQAEVARSIDRLVGFGRLSVRETAKVVSLPVSVPVETIPAMLANASSDEPPAVVVPVLAA; encoded by the coding sequence ATGGCGAGCATGGGATTCCTGAAGCGGTTGCTTGGGGGTACGACGCCGGCGCGGGCGGATCAGACGTGGCGCAAGACCACGCAAGGGGCACGGATACTGGTGGTGGACGATTCAGCGACCATCCGCGCCGTGTTGGGCCGCATGCTGGAAGTGGACGGCTACGAAGTGGTGCGCGCCGTCGACGGCGAGAGCGCCCTGGAGATGGCCCGTGCCGAGCCGCCGGCGATGATCTTCCTGGACATCGTGCTGCCCGGCATGAACGGTTTTGCCGTATTGCGCGCGCTGCGCCACGATTCGGCGACGCAGCATGTGCCCATCGTGATGATCAGCGGTAATCAGCAGGCCACCGAGCAGTTCTACGTGCAGCGTTTCGGTGCCGATGATTTCATCAGCAAGCCCTTCGGACAGGCAGAAGTGGCACGGAGTATCGATCGCCTGGTCGGCTTCGGCCGGCTTTCTGTACGCGAGACCGCCAAGGTGGTGTCGTTGCCAGTGTCCGTCCCGGTCGAGACCATCCCGGCGATGCTGGCCAATGCGTCGAGCGATGAGCCGCCCGCTGTGGTGGTTCCTGTACTGGCTGCCTGA